In Psychrilyobacter piezotolerans, a genomic segment contains:
- a CDS encoding hemolysin family protein, producing MEIYSQLILLVVLIILSGLFSASETALTAFKSTDLEEIERTNPRKSKLLKKWLTKPNEILTAILLGNNIVNILASSIATVVTLQIMGSKSGDAIAIATVSMTIVVLIFGEITPKIVAKTYSKKISGIVIGPIYLLSIVTLPIIKLLIFVTKVISRMMGVDIRHENLMITEEEIKSYINVGKAEGVIEEEEREMIHSIIEFGDTAAKEVMTPRTSIFMLDGESTIDEVWDEIIQSGYSRIPVYGEDLDEILGILYVKDLLILAKKGTTDIPLKSILREAYFVPDTKSIVEILGEFKSKYVHMAIVLDEYGGTVGLATIEDLIEEIIGEIKDEYDLHEEDEIEKISESKYKVDARINIEDLNKELGLNIPESEDYESLGGYVLDILGRVAEVEDVVELEGLKMKVLEIDKMRVVKILIEISEEEG from the coding sequence TTGGAAATTTATAGTCAACTTATTTTATTGGTGGTATTAATTATTTTATCGGGATTATTTTCAGCTTCTGAAACAGCTCTTACTGCATTTAAAAGTACCGATCTGGAAGAAATTGAAAGGACTAATCCTAGAAAATCAAAATTGTTAAAAAAATGGTTAACCAAACCTAATGAGATCTTAACAGCAATACTTTTAGGAAATAATATTGTAAATATCTTAGCTTCATCTATAGCAACCGTAGTGACTTTACAAATAATGGGATCTAAATCTGGGGACGCAATAGCCATAGCTACTGTATCTATGACAATTGTAGTCTTGATATTTGGGGAGATAACTCCTAAAATAGTTGCCAAAACATACTCGAAAAAGATATCAGGAATTGTTATAGGACCAATCTATCTCCTGAGTATCGTTACATTACCTATCATAAAGTTATTGATATTTGTCACAAAGGTCATCAGCAGGATGATGGGGGTAGATATCAGACATGAAAATCTCATGATAACAGAGGAAGAGATCAAATCCTATATTAATGTAGGCAAAGCTGAGGGGGTAATAGAAGAAGAGGAAAGGGAGATGATCCACTCTATTATAGAGTTTGGTGACACCGCTGCAAAGGAGGTCATGACTCCTAGAACCTCTATTTTTATGTTAGATGGCGAATCTACAATAGACGAGGTTTGGGATGAGATTATACAGAGCGGTTACTCCAGAATACCTGTATACGGGGAAGATTTAGATGAAATATTAGGAATCCTCTATGTTAAAGACCTTCTGATACTAGCTAAAAAAGGAACTACAGATATCCCTCTAAAAAGTATATTGAGGGAGGCATATTTCGTACCTGATACAAAGTCTATAGTGGAGATCTTAGGTGAATTTAAAAGTAAGTATGTTCACATGGCCATTGTCCTGGACGAATATGGAGGAACTGTAGGGTTAGCCACTATTGAAGATCTCATTGAGGAAATAATCGGTGAGATAAAAGATGAATATGACCTTCACGAAGAGGATGAAATTGAAAAAATAAGTGAATCAAAATATAAAGTTGATGCACGGATAAATATTGAAGATTTAAATAAAGAATTGGGGTTAAATATCCCTGAATCGGAAGATTATGAGAGTCTTGGTGGATATGTCTTAGATATCCTGGGCCGGGTAGCAGAGGTTGAAGATGTCGTTGAGTTAGAAGGTCTTAAAATGAAAGTTTTGGAAATAGATAAGATGAGGGTAGTTAAAATTCTTATAGAGATAAGTGAGGAAGAAGGATGA
- a CDS encoding CBS domain-containing protein — translation MKQVSDVMNTDLITIEANLTFDNILKIMTEKGVGKLPVIDNGQLVGVVTRDDILVRQETAPLPPVVAFWDLLITLPQNKEFKKKLKKLSGYTANDIMSTDYLVVKESDDLAVVITQIVEQKYNYAIVVEEDSIEGIITKTDLINKCFN, via the coding sequence ATGAAACAAGTGAGTGATGTAATGAATACAGATTTAATAACAATAGAGGCCAACTTGACCTTTGATAATATCTTAAAGATAATGACAGAAAAAGGTGTGGGTAAACTTCCTGTGATCGATAATGGACAGTTGGTAGGAGTTGTTACAAGGGATGATATTTTGGTAAGACAAGAAACTGCCCCGCTCCCTCCAGTAGTTGCATTTTGGGATCTGCTTATAACACTTCCACAAAATAAAGAATTTAAGAAAAAATTGAAAAAATTATCAGGGTATACTGCAAATGACATCATGTCTACAGATTATTTAGTTGTAAAAGAATCTGATGATCTAGCCGTTGTAATCACTCAAATAGTAGAACAAAAATATAATTATGCCATTGTGGTAGAGGAGGATTCTATAGAGGGGATTATAACGAAAACTGATTTAATCAATAAATGCTTTAATTAA